CGCGGCCTTCGGTCGCCGATCTCGCCGACGGGATCGCGAAGCTCGAGGCGCTGACCCGGCCCATCGCCGCCTATCTGATCGGGGAGGCGCGCGGCGACATCATGGCCACCCGCGCCCAGCTAATCGCGCGGCTGCGACGCATGGTCTGAGCACGCGATGTTAGCCTGCCGCTAACCATATCTTGAATTTTCGCGAATAATCCGGCTTCAGCCATGGATATGAGTCCCGCCACGCTCGCTCCCGATCAATCCGCCGACATCGCGGCAGAGGCGAGCGCGACCATCAGACCGGGTTCGCTCGAACTTGCGATCATCCTCCCCACGCTCAATGAGCGCGACAATCTCGCCCCGCTGATTGACCGGATCGAGCGCGCGCTCGGCCCCCAAGGCTGGGAAGTGCTGGTGGTGGACGACAATTCCGCCGACGGCACGGCCGAGGAAGCCCGCCGCCTCTCGCTCGCCGATCCCCGTGTGCGGGTGCTCCACCGGATCGGGCGGCGCGGGCTCGCCAGCGCCGCGATCGAGGGTTTCTGCGCCACCGCCGCACCCTATGCCGCCGTGATGGACGCCGATCACCAGCACGATCCCGCCCTGCTGCGCGACATGCTCGCGGCAGTGAAATCGGGCGAGGCCGAGGTGGCGGTCGCCAGCCGCTTCGCCGAAGGGGCGAGCACTGCGGAATGGGGCCGGCCCGACCGGGTGAAGCTCTCGGGCATCGCCAACCGCCTCGCGCGGCGGCTGACCGGCGTCGAATTGAGCGATCCCATGAGCGGCTATTTCCTGCTTCCCACGGCCATTGCGCGCGATCTCGTGCCTCGCCTGTCGGGCATCGGGTTCAAGATCCTGCTCGATCTTCTCGCCACTTCGGACCGGCCGCTGAAGGTTCGCGACTTTCCGATGAACTTCTCCGCCCGGCGCGCGGGCGAGAGCAAGCTCGACCGGGCGATTGCCTTCGATTTCCTTGCCGGTCTCTACGACAAGAGCTTCGGCCGCGTGATCCCGACCCGCTTCGCGCTGTTCTGCACGGTCGGCGCGATCGGCATCCTCGTCCATTTCGCGGTGTTTTATGCGGTCATGCTGGCCGCCGGCAGCAGCTTCGGCTGGAGCCAGGCGATCGCCACCTTCTGCGCCATGACCTTCAATTTCTGGCTCAACAACTGGCTGACCTATCGCGACAAGCGGCTGGTCGAACCGCGCGCGATCTTCTGGGGCTGGCTCGGCTTCATCGCGGCCTGTTCGGTGGGGGCTTTCGCCAATGTCGCGGTCGCGACGACGCTGTTCGACGGCGGTGTGCTTGCCGTGCCCGCCGCGCTGGCGGGTATCGCGATCGGCTCGGTGTGGAACTACGCCCTGTCGAGCCGTTTCGTCTGGGGCCGTTTCTGACCGGTCACTTCCACCCTTCGAGCCAGGTCCAGGCGAGGAAGGCGCGCGGCCCCTCGAGCGGGGCGGCGGTCATGATCGGGTAGAAATAGGCGAACATGACGACACTGCCCGCGAGCGGTGCCAGCGCCAGCCACCGACGCCCGCTCTGCCATAGCGCGTCCAGCGCCAGCGCCAGCGCGGCCAGCAAGAACATGCTGGGCAGGAAATAATGGTAGTAGAACTGGATCGGCTTGTCCGCGACGATCCAGAAGCCGAGCGCCACCGCATACAGGATGACGACCGCGCTGGCCGCGCGATCCTTCGCAAGCAGAGCGCGGAACAGGCACCACAACAGCGCCGAGAGCCCCAGCAGCATGGTCAACGGATTTCCGACCAGCAGGATGCCGCGCTGCGCGCCGTCGGTTGCCTCGTAGAGATACCAGATCGCCCGCGTGTTCAGCACCCATTGCGGCCATGTGCTCTGATAGGGATGCGACTGGATCACGCTTTCCTGCATCGACACCATCTGTTCGTGCAGCGCGACGAGATTGGCCACCCCGTCGGGCGAGCCGATCGCCCCTTGTGCGAAATACCAGGCCGGCGCGAAGCTCGCGGCGTAGATCGCAAGCGGGATCACGCCGAGCCAAAGCGCCGCCTCGATCAGCGTGATCCCCGGCACCGGCGCGCCGCGGCGGCTCAGCAGCAGGCGGCGGCGACCTGCGCGCCATCTCAGCACCAGGAAAGCGAGGCCCGGCACCACTGCCAGCGGCACCGCGTTCCACTTGGCCGCCATCGACAGGCCCAACGCCACGCCCGCGACGGCGAGCCTGCAGCGCCCGGTCTCGGGCTCGCGCATGGCGGCGGCGCATTGCCAGTAGGCGAGCGCGAGAAAGGCGATGAAGAAGATGTCCAGCATCGCGATCCGGGCGTTGACGAACAGCTGGAAGCCGGTGACCAGCAGCACGCCGTAGGCCAATGTCGCGAACCGGCTCAGCGTCGCGAACCACAGCGCCCGCATCGCCGCGAACAGGGCGAGCGCCCCCGCCGCCAGCGGCACCAGCCGCCAGCCGAGCGGCGCGTCGCCGAACAGCGCGATGCCGAGCGCGATCAGCTCCTTGCCCAGCAGCGGGTGCTCGCGATTGACGTAATCGCCCAGCGCAAGCAAGTGCCGCGCTGCCGGAAGGTAATGCACCTCGTCGAAATAGGGGGCGCTGGGAATCTGCAGCCGGACCAGCGCCAGCGCCACGAACGCCGCACACAGCCCCGCCGTCCAGGCCAGTGGATCGCGCGGCTGCGGGGGTGCCTGTGTCATCGCGGCTCTCCTATGCGGCAGCCCCGGATCGGGCAAGCGTTCGCGACCGATCCGATCCGGTTGCAAAGCGCCTTGCCCACAGAACCGCTCGGGGATAAACTGCTGTATCGAAGCGAAAGGGGAGGGACATTGATATGAAACTGAAAACTGCACTTTTGGGCGCCGCGGCGCTTGGCCTCGCAAGCGCGCCTCTGGTGGCGGCAGAGCGGGCCAGCGCGCCGATCGAGGGCGAGAACGAGCTTGTCGGCATCAGCCCGGTGCTTCTGGTGCTGGCCGCCGCTGCCGTGGTCGCAGGCGTCATTCTGATCGCCGATGACGACGACGATCCGATCAGCGCGTAAGATTTGATCGAGCCGAAATGCGAAGGGCGGGGCAGCGATGTCCCGCCCTTTTCTGTTGCCCTTGCTCCGCGCGGTGACCTATCGCGCGGCCATGAAGAAGACCACCGGAACCGACCGTTCGATCACCTCACGCTGGCGCCCCGCCACCCAGGCCGTGCGCGGTGGCACCTGGCGGTCCGAGCATGGCGAGACGAGCGAGGCGCTGTTCCTCACCTCGGGCTACACCTACGACGACGCACAGACCGTGGCCGATCGCTTCGCGGGCGAGGCCGAGGGCATGACCTATTCCCGCCTCCAGAACCCGACCGTGGCGATGATGGAGGAGCGGATCGCGCTGATGGAGGGTGCCGAGGCCTGTCGCGCACAGGCGAGCGGCATGGCGGCGATGACCGCGGCGCTGCTTTGCCAGCTTTCCGCCGGCGACCATGTGGTCGGCGCGCGCGCGGCCTTCGGCTCGTGCCGCTGGCTGCTCGACAGCCTGCTGCCGCGCTTCGGGATCGAGACGAGCGTGGTCGACAGCGCGGACAATTCCGCGTGGGAAGCGGCAATCCGGCCCAACACCAAGGTCTTCTTCTTCGAGACGCCGGCCAATCCGACGCTCGACGTGGTCGACATGCAGGCCGTCTGCGATCTTGCCCGCGCGCACGGTATCGTCACCGTGGTCGACAATGCCTTCGCCACCAGCGCCTTGCAGCGACCGATGGATTTCGGCGCGGACGTGGTCGCTTATTCGGCCACCAAGCTGATGGACGGACAGGGCCGTGTGCTGGCGGGCGCCGTGTGCGGATCGAAGGAATGGATCGACGAGGTGCTGCTGCCCTTCCAGCGCAACACCGGCCCCAACTGCGCGCCTTTCAACGCGTGGGTGGTGCTGAAGGGTCTGGAGACGCTTTCGCTGCGTGCCCATCGCCAGAGCGAGAATGCGGTCGCGCTCGGCCAGGCGATCGAGGACCGGGTGGTTCGCGCCGGAGGCACCATGCGCCATCCCGGCCTGCCCAGCCATCCGCAGCACGCGCTCGCCACGGCACAGATGGCTGCGACCGGCCCGATCTTCGCCCTCGATGTCGGCAGCCGCCAGACCGCCTTCGCCCTGCTCGACGCGCTCGAACTGATCGACCTGTCCAACAACATCGGCGATGCGCGCAGCCTGATGTGCCATCCGGCGAGCACCACCCATGCGGGCATGAGCGCCGAGGGGCGGGCCGAGATGGGCGTGACCGAGGGGCTGTTGCGGATCAATGTCGGGCTCGAGGACATCGCCGACCTCACCGAGGACATGGACCGGGCGCTCTCCGCAGCCGGAATGTGATTCGCTAGCGCCGCCAGTCGTTGCGCAGGGCGATCCGGTTCAGTTCCTGCCCGAGCGCATGGGCCGTCGTCATCGCCGCCGGGCAGCGCGCATCGTCGGTCAGCGCGCCGAACACGTCGAGCCCGGCTCCGCCGATCAGCGCCATGATCAGCCCCTCGTCTCGGGTCATGCCCGAGGCGCAGCATGGGGCGAGCTTGATCTTGCGGCGCGAGGTGCGCGCAAGGTCAACCACCAGCGCGCGAGTGATCACCAGCAGCTTGCGGAAGTCGACTCCAGCCGCATCCATAGCGAGCATCGTCGCGCGCGCATCATGCAGTCCGTGGCCCGCGATCCGGCGGAGCAGCACCAGTCCGAGCGTCTGCTGGCGCCGGGCGGGGAGGGGCAGGTCGAGCGTGTTCGAATCGGGCATGTTGGGCATCGCGGATCTCCTTCGGTCCGCGACACTATGCTATTGCAAGTCATTCGCAACCCCGAAAGAGGATCGACCCGGGAATATCCGGCAAAGCGCCGGCGACGTTGCCCTCGGGCCTCCGCGTTGTAGCGGTCAGCGCCGTCCGACGACCACCATGCCGCTGCTGTCGCGCATGATGTGCCTGAAGAAGGCCTTCCAAACTCGCATCCGATATCCCCGTGTCCGTTGGTGTCGCCGGTATGCGGAAGGAAGGATTGCGGAGACCTCAAGCGAGACGGTTACCCGGAATTAACCCTCCGCCCGCGCCGATTCCGCCGCCCCCGTAGCGCCTTTTCCGTCGCAAGCCCCTTGGAGAGGGGGCGCGCAGTCGCTACCTTGTCGCCTGTGTTGAAAGAGCTTTTCCAGCATGCCGCCATAACCGACGGGATCACCGTTCGCGTGGCCGTGAACTTCCTGCCCGAACAGTCGCAGCCCGCGCTGGGCAAGTGGTTCTGGGTCTATCATATCCGAATCGAGAACGGCAGCCACGAGACCGTGCGCCTGCACACGCGGCACTGGCGGATCACCGATGCGCGCGGCGCGGTGGCCCATGTCGATGGTGAAGGCGTGGTCGGCGAACAGCCGCTGCTCCGCCCAGGCGAGGCGCATGATTACGTGTCCGGCTGCCCGCTCGAGACGCCCTACGGCTCGATGGAGGGCTTCTACACCTTCCACCGGGAGGACGGCTCCCCGCTCGAGGTTCGCATTCCCTTCTTCCCGCTCTCGGCCCCCGCCACGGCGGGTTGACCGGCGGGATAGCCGGGGCCTGCCGTCCGCAAACTAGCTCTTCGGCCTGCGCGCCGCCTCGTTCCGCCCTTCCTCGCGCCCCTCTTCCCGGGCGAGCTCCAGCTCTGCGCGGTGGCGCAGCGCGCCGGACATCTCGTCGAGGATCTCGGCCCGGATGCGTTCGTAGAGCGGGTGGCCGGGGATGACGTGCGCGGCGTATTTCTCGGGCCGGCGGTTGCGCAGGAAGAACATCACCAGCGCCTCGTTGTGGCGGGTGCCGTAGGTCATCACCCCGCCATCGGGAGTGACCTTCCATTCGGGCGTGCCCTCGATCGCGCGGGCGAGGGCGGAGTGCTCCAGCCGGTCGACCCCGCGCTCGACCGCCGCGTCCCAGGCGGCGGCGAAGCCTTGTGCGCCGGGCTTGGCGCGCAGCTTGTAGAGAGCCTCCACGCTGCGCCCGATATGGAGCGCGGCCTTGGCGACGATGCCGGTGGCGGCGAGATGGGCGATGAAGGCGCGCTGCCGGGCAGGCGTGATCGAATTGCGCCGCGGCCGCGCATGGACGTAGGGCGCGAAGGCGAGCAACGGATCGTCCGCCCCCGGCTCCTGGCCGAGAAAGGCGACCGCGGACGTCGCCCGCCGCGCAACGGCGCGGGTGGGGGTGAGGCTCCTTTGTAGTGAACCCGCCTCCGCGGGTCCATCCTCGGTGCTGTTCCCTCCGCTACGCTGCGGGGCACCTGCGGGCGCGCAGTCGCGCTTGCGGCCGCTCACGCGCCCGTCTCCGGGAGAAACAAGGCACCGCCGCTCCCGCCCGCGGTCAGAGGAATGGAGCGCCGGTCCTCGGCAGGATCAAACCCCTCCTGCCGCTGGCACCCCACCCGCCCCGAAGCGCGCCGTCGATCGCGTGGAGCCTCGCTCGGAGGAATGGAACGCCGGTCCTCGGCAGGATCAAACAAGGACTCGGCAGCGGAGCGGGGAGGGGTATGGCCGGGCATGACCGCGGCTAGGTTGCAGGTTTTGGACGTGTAGGAAAATGTTTTAAGCCACTTTCTACAATCAGAGGCGGCTTTGAGAATTAGGTTTTAGGAATCTCCTCTGCACCCTCAAACACCGGTAATGGATCACCAAGGTAATTCGCCAGTCCATCCCTGATCATGGGCGTTAAGAATTCTTTGACCTCGGTGTAGGGAATACCGAGCTCGTGCGAGCCAGCCGCATACGTTCCGATTTGGTATGGTGGGAAAAAGAACTCGATCCTCTCTTTTCCGAAGACATAATTCTCGAAACAATTCCAGTCCGTGGTTCCGTCTTTAACCCAATCTCTGTCGAGTTTGACCGAATCGCTGTCTCCAGATTCAGATACGAATTTGGATAGACATCGCTCCTGAAGAAATTCTAGTGCTGAGCTGGAATACGAAAATATGTCCGATATGCTACTTATAGAAACAAGGGGGTCCAGAAAATAATTGAACGCGGCAAACGATCTGTTGCCGTGCGCAGCACCTGCTCCGTACCAATATATTTCATATAATATCGAAAGTAGTTTCCCATTGACATACGGTTCAGCGCAGTAGGCTTCCCAACTGTTAGTTCTTAGTGATCGCGACTGTCCAAAAGTGAAATAGGGTGGCCCTTGAGATCCGCCTGACGGTCCGAATACTTCTTCTCTCTGTCGAAAAAGAGATCGTTTTGCCCATCCCTGCAAAATTTCGGTAACATCAGATATACGTGGGTATATTTCCGATGATAGTAAAGGTACCTCCGCAGAAAATGTATAACCAGGAAGGCCGTCGTACTCATCTCGAACAAATGTCCGAGAGACCTTAATTCCGGTGTTAGCCTCTTTCTTGGTAGTTGTTAATGAGAGGCGCTCGAATTGCCTATCAATAGCCGCTTGGAGGCGGTCGAGGAACTCGACATCCCAGGTTTCAATAAAATGGAATTCACTCAAACTACGAGGCGCTTCGACGTCATCAAGCTTGACTGGGATCAAATAGATGTCATCCTCTAACCGCTCTTTAACGTTATCAAGAGCAGATTCTATTTCTCTCTGTAGATAGCCTCTCCTATCAATGCTATTAGATGAAACAAAAACAACTACAATCACACTTTCGTGCAGCGCGCGCTTTATCGATACGTCCCATTTCTCGCCTGGAAGAATTTCTTTGCGATCAATCCATACATTGTAGCCAGCATTCTTTAGCTCGGCATAAATTTCCATAACTCTTGGCCGATCGGGGCTCGCGTAGCTCAAGAAAATTAGGTCGGATGTTGCTTCTTCCTGAGCTATCATCAGCATCCCTTCCAGTTTAAGTCTTGTTCTGGTTTAAGGTCTGCGCACTTCTGCGCAACCTGATAGTATCTTCCCCCACCCTTGACCCTGCGCCCCCCACAAGCTAAGCGCCCGCCCATCCGGTGAAGGACTCGCCTCGCGCGTGTCCTGCCGGTCAGATAGAGCTGAACATTGCCGGTCATGTCCCGGAGGGCCAGTCGAGAAGCGCTTCAGCGCTGGCGACGTGGCTCTTTTCTATTGCAGCAGGGTCTCCTGCTCGGGGCAGCCGTCAGAGTAACCCGGTGGCCGTGCGGCCCGAGGGTGGAGCGTTTCAGGCTCGTGCGGCGTGTGCCCCTTTCGCGAGGCGGGCTGTCCTATTTGGGGCAGGCTCGCGGCGAGCGGGGCTCCGGATGCCGCCCGAACCCGGCGATCCATTCCCCGACCGCTAGTCGCCATCATCACACGGTGAAGAGAGAACTCATGCCGACGATCAACCAGCTGGTCCGCAAGGGCCGCGTTCCGCAGAAGGCCAAGTCCAAGGTCCCTGCGATGGAGCAGAACCCGCAGAAGCGCGGTGTCTGCACCCGCGTCTACACGACGACGCCGAAGAAGCCGAACTCCGCTCTGCGCAAGGTGGCCAAGGTTCGCCTGACCAACCAGCGCGAGGTCATCTCCTACATTCCGGGCGAGGGCCACAACCTGCAGGAACACTCCGTGGTCCTGATCCGCGGCGGCCGTGTGCGCGACCTTCCGGGTGTGCGCTATCACGTGCTGCGCGGCGTGCTCGACACGCAGGGCGTCAAGGATCGCAAGCAGAGCCGCTCGAAGTACGGCGCCAAGCGTCCGAAGTAAGGTCTTAGCTCGGCATCAGCCCGGCTCCGGCCCGCTGCCCCTCCTGGCTACCCTACGCGGTAGTCTCTGGGTGGCCGGGAGGGGGAGTGGGCCGGAGCCGCAAGCCCCGACGGAGGTCGGGGCGCACTCCGAAGGAGTTACACGAAATGTCACGTCGTCGTCGTCCCGAGAAGCGGGAAATCCTGCCCGATCCCAAGTTCGGTGATCAGGTCCTTTCGAAGTTCATGAACAACCTCATGTATGACGGCAAGAAGGCCGTCGCCGAAGGTATCGTCTACACCGCGCTCGACACTGTCGAAACGCGCGCCAAGGCGAACCCGGTCGAGGTGTTCCATGCAGCGCTCGACAACATCAAGCCGCAGGTCGAGGTGCGTTCGCGCCGCGTCGGCGGTGCCACCTACCAGGTGCCGGTCGAGGTCCGTCCCGAGCGTGCCCAGGCGCTCGCCATCCGCTGGCTCATCACCGCCGCGCGCGGCCGGGCCGAGACGACCATGGCGGCACGCCTGTCGGGCGAGCTGATGGATGCGTCCAACAATCGCGGCAACGCGGTCAAGAAGCGGGAAGACACCCACCGCATGGCCGACGCCAACCGCGCGTTCTCGCACTACCGTTGGTAACGGGGTGCCGGTAATCCGGCGCGCTTGAGGTCCGGGTCGCCCCGAAAGGCGGTGCCCGGGTCTTCAAGCGGTCACAAAATTTCCTACATGGGGGATCGAGCCCGTCTCGCCCCCGAACTCTCAGAGGTATTCCTATGGCCCGCGACTATCCGCTGGAGCGCTACCGCAATATCGGCATCATGGCGCACATCGATGCCGGCAAGACCACCACGACCGAACGCATCCTCTACTACACCGGCAAGTCCTACAAAATCGGCGAAGTCCACGACGGCGCCGCGACCATGGACTGGATGGAGCAGGAGCAGGAGCGCGGCATCACCATTACCTCGGCCGCGACGACCACGTTCTGGACCGCCGAGGACGCCTCGATGGACCCGATGTCTGCGCCCGAGGACCTGCGCGCCAACGAGCCCAAGCACCGCATCAACATCATCGACACGCCCGGCCACGTCGACTTCACCATCGAGGTCGAGCGTTCCCTGCGCGTCCTCGACGGCGCGGTGGCGGTTTTTGATGGAGTTGCCGGTGTGGAACCCCAATCCGAAACCGTCTGGCGCCAGGCCGACAAATACGGTGTTCCGCGGATGTGCTTCATCAACAAGCTCGACCGCACCGGCGCCGATTTCTACTACTGCGTGCAGTCGATCGTCGACCGTCTCGGCGCGACCCCGCTGGTGCTCTATCTCCCGATCGGAGCCGAGAGCGACCTGAAGGGCGTCGTCGACCTCGTCAACATGCGCGGCATCGTGTGGCAGGCCGAGGACCTCGGAGCGAAATACGAGTTCG
The genomic region above belongs to Qipengyuania spongiae and contains:
- a CDS encoding glycosyltransferase, which translates into the protein MDMSPATLAPDQSADIAAEASATIRPGSLELAIILPTLNERDNLAPLIDRIERALGPQGWEVLVVDDNSADGTAEEARRLSLADPRVRVLHRIGRRGLASAAIEGFCATAAPYAAVMDADHQHDPALLRDMLAAVKSGEAEVAVASRFAEGASTAEWGRPDRVKLSGIANRLARRLTGVELSDPMSGYFLLPTAIARDLVPRLSGIGFKILLDLLATSDRPLKVRDFPMNFSARRAGESKLDRAIAFDFLAGLYDKSFGRVIPTRFALFCTVGAIGILVHFAVFYAVMLAAGSSFGWSQAIATFCAMTFNFWLNNWLTYRDKRLVEPRAIFWGWLGFIAACSVGAFANVAVATTLFDGGVLAVPAALAGIAIGSVWNYALSSRFVWGRF
- a CDS encoding phospholipid carrier-dependent glycosyltransferase, translated to MTQAPPQPRDPLAWTAGLCAAFVALALVRLQIPSAPYFDEVHYLPAARHLLALGDYVNREHPLLGKELIALGIALFGDAPLGWRLVPLAAGALALFAAMRALWFATLSRFATLAYGVLLVTGFQLFVNARIAMLDIFFIAFLALAYWQCAAAMREPETGRCRLAVAGVALGLSMAAKWNAVPLAVVPGLAFLVLRWRAGRRRLLLSRRGAPVPGITLIEAALWLGVIPLAIYAASFAPAWYFAQGAIGSPDGVANLVALHEQMVSMQESVIQSHPYQSTWPQWVLNTRAIWYLYEATDGAQRGILLVGNPLTMLLGLSALLWCLFRALLAKDRAASAVVILYAVALGFWIVADKPIQFYYHYFLPSMFLLAALALALDALWQSGRRWLALAPLAGSVVMFAYFYPIMTAAPLEGPRAFLAWTWLEGWK
- a CDS encoding trans-sulfuration enzyme family protein; translation: MKKTTGTDRSITSRWRPATQAVRGGTWRSEHGETSEALFLTSGYTYDDAQTVADRFAGEAEGMTYSRLQNPTVAMMEERIALMEGAEACRAQASGMAAMTAALLCQLSAGDHVVGARAAFGSCRWLLDSLLPRFGIETSVVDSADNSAWEAAIRPNTKVFFFETPANPTLDVVDMQAVCDLARAHGIVTVVDNAFATSALQRPMDFGADVVAYSATKLMDGQGRVLAGAVCGSKEWIDEVLLPFQRNTGPNCAPFNAWVVLKGLETLSLRAHRQSENAVALGQAIEDRVVRAGGTMRHPGLPSHPQHALATAQMAATGPIFALDVGSRQTAFALLDALELIDLSNNIGDARSLMCHPASTTHAGMSAEGRAEMGVTEGLLRINVGLEDIADLTEDMDRALSAAGM
- a CDS encoding DUF6628 family protein: MPNMPDSNTLDLPLPARRQQTLGLVLLRRIAGHGLHDARATMLAMDAAGVDFRKLLVITRALVVDLARTSRRKIKLAPCCASGMTRDEGLIMALIGGAGLDVFGALTDDARCPAAMTTAHALGQELNRIALRNDWRR
- the apaG gene encoding Co2+/Mg2+ efflux protein ApaG, with the translated sequence MKELFQHAAITDGITVRVAVNFLPEQSQPALGKWFWVYHIRIENGSHETVRLHTRHWRITDARGAVAHVDGEGVVGEQPLLRPGEAHDYVSGCPLETPYGSMEGFYTFHREDGSPLEVRIPFFPLSAPATAG
- a CDS encoding TIR domain-containing protein, coding for MIAQEEATSDLIFLSYASPDRPRVMEIYAELKNAGYNVWIDRKEILPGEKWDVSIKRALHESVIVVVFVSSNSIDRRGYLQREIESALDNVKERLEDDIYLIPVKLDDVEAPRSLSEFHFIETWDVEFLDRLQAAIDRQFERLSLTTTKKEANTGIKVSRTFVRDEYDGLPGYTFSAEVPLLSSEIYPRISDVTEILQGWAKRSLFRQREEVFGPSGGSQGPPYFTFGQSRSLRTNSWEAYCAEPYVNGKLLSILYEIYWYGAGAAHGNRSFAAFNYFLDPLVSISSISDIFSYSSSALEFLQERCLSKFVSESGDSDSVKLDRDWVKDGTTDWNCFENYVFGKERIEFFFPPYQIGTYAAGSHELGIPYTEVKEFLTPMIRDGLANYLGDPLPVFEGAEEIPKT
- the rpsL gene encoding 30S ribosomal protein S12, which produces MPTINQLVRKGRVPQKAKSKVPAMEQNPQKRGVCTRVYTTTPKKPNSALRKVAKVRLTNQREVISYIPGEGHNLQEHSVVLIRGGRVRDLPGVRYHVLRGVLDTQGVKDRKQSRSKYGAKRPK
- the rpsG gene encoding 30S ribosomal protein S7, coding for MSRRRRPEKREILPDPKFGDQVLSKFMNNLMYDGKKAVAEGIVYTALDTVETRAKANPVEVFHAALDNIKPQVEVRSRRVGGATYQVPVEVRPERAQALAIRWLITAARGRAETTMAARLSGELMDASNNRGNAVKKREDTHRMADANRAFSHYRW